In Saccharomonospora marina XMU15, one genomic interval encodes:
- a CDS encoding SgcJ/EcaC family oxidoreductase, with protein MTAGIDQGLDDLIKRYERAFNTNDAESMNALFVEDPVFVNFGGNLVDDRESLYRVQRFVFGSGGPLEDVSVSYTIERITHLTAGRAVIHARQRTLGADTASTDRPRKDPMEAIFMVVAELVGDEWRIRIGQNTPVA; from the coding sequence TTGACTGCAGGAATCGATCAGGGCCTGGACGACCTGATCAAGCGGTATGAACGTGCCTTCAATACCAACGACGCCGAGTCCATGAACGCACTGTTCGTCGAAGACCCCGTCTTCGTCAACTTCGGGGGAAACCTCGTCGACGACAGGGAATCGCTGTATCGCGTCCAGAGGTTCGTGTTCGGCTCCGGCGGGCCGCTGGAAGACGTCAGCGTCAGCTACACGATCGAGCGCATCACACACCTCACCGCAGGACGGGCGGTAATCCATGCTCGGCAACGGACCCTTGGCGCGGACACCGCCTCCACCGATCGGCCCCGCAAAGATCCAATGGAGGCGATCTTCATGGTCGTCGCTGAACTCGTCGGCGATGAATGGAGAATCAGGATCGGGCAGAACACGCCAGTGGCGTGA
- a CDS encoding Clp protease N-terminal domain-containing protein has protein sequence MVQINSSVRLDDLIEAIKKAHADVLEQLSDAVIAADHLGELADHLIGHFVDQARRSGASWTEIGKSMGVSKQAAQKRFVSKSEPLDPNEGFARFTPRARSAVVAAQNEAHSAGNAEITPEHLLLGLLSQPEGLAAKAIASTVSLDSVRRAATEALPKAAGEVPAMTPYATEARKALELTFREALRLGHNYIGTEHILLALLELENGDGLLHGLGLDKESVETEILAALAAITGGDS, from the coding sequence ATGGTGCAGATCAATTCCTCCGTTCGCCTCGACGACCTGATCGAGGCCATCAAGAAGGCACACGCCGACGTTCTCGAGCAGCTTTCCGATGCCGTCATCGCGGCCGACCACCTCGGCGAGTTGGCCGACCATCTCATCGGCCACTTCGTGGACCAGGCACGACGCTCAGGGGCTTCCTGGACCGAGATCGGCAAGAGCATGGGCGTCAGCAAGCAGGCGGCGCAGAAGCGGTTCGTTTCCAAGTCCGAACCGCTGGACCCGAACGAGGGGTTCGCCAGGTTCACCCCACGGGCGCGAAGCGCCGTGGTCGCCGCGCAGAACGAAGCACACTCGGCAGGCAACGCCGAGATCACCCCGGAGCACCTCCTGCTGGGGCTGCTGAGTCAGCCGGAAGGACTCGCGGCGAAGGCGATCGCGAGCACGGTCTCGCTGGACAGCGTTCGGCGGGCGGCCACCGAGGCGCTGCCGAAGGCGGCCGGGGAGGTGCCCGCGATGACCCCGTACGCGACCGAGGCGCGGAAGGCGCTGGAGTTGACCTTCCGCGAAGCGCTGCGACTGGGGCACAACTACATCGGCACCGAGCACATCCTGCTCGCCCTGCTCGAACTCGAGAACGGCGACGGCCTGCTCCACGGCCTCGGCCTGGACAAGGAAAGCGTAGAGACCGAGATTCTCGCCGCGCTGGCTGCGATTACCGGCGGTGACTCGTAA